A single genomic interval of Streptomyces sp. BA2 harbors:
- the groL gene encoding chaperonin GroEL (60 kDa chaperone family; promotes refolding of misfolded polypeptides especially under stressful conditions; forms two stacked rings of heptamers to form a barrel-shaped 14mer; ends can be capped by GroES; misfolded proteins enter the barrel where they are refolded when GroES binds) produces MAKIIAFDEEARRGLERGMNQLADAVKVTLGPKGRNVVLEKKWGAPTITNDGVSIAKEIELEDPYEKIGAELVKEVAKKTDDVAGDGTTTATVLAQALVREGLRNVAAGANPMALKRGIEKAVEAVSGALLEQAKDVETKEQIASTASISAADTQIGELIAEAMDKVGKEGVITVEESQTFGLELELTEGMRFDKGYISAYFATDMERMEASLDDPYILIVNSKISNVKDLLPLLEKVMQSGKPLLIIAEDVEGEALSTLVVNKIRGTFKSVAVKAPGFGDRRKAMLGDIAILTGGTVISEEVGLKLENAGLDLLGRARKVVITKDETTIVDGSGESDQVQGRVNQIRAEIENSDSDYDREKLQERLAKLAGGVAVIKAGAATEVELKERKHRIEDAVRNAKAAVEEGIVAGGGVALIQAAAVFEKLELEGDEATGAAAVKLALEAPLKQIAVNAGLEGGVIVEKVRNLPIGHGLNAATGEYVDMIAEGILDPAKVTRSALQNAASIAALFLTTEAVIADKPEKAGAAPAGGGMPGGDMDF; encoded by the coding sequence ATGGCCAAGATCATCGCGTTCGACGAGGAGGCACGGCGCGGCCTCGAGCGCGGCATGAACCAGCTCGCCGACGCCGTCAAGGTGACCCTGGGCCCCAAGGGTCGCAACGTCGTCCTCGAGAAGAAGTGGGGCGCCCCCACGATCACCAACGATGGTGTTTCCATCGCCAAGGAGATCGAGCTCGAGGACCCGTACGAGAAGATCGGCGCCGAGCTGGTCAAGGAGGTCGCGAAGAAGACGGACGACGTCGCCGGTGACGGCACGACGACCGCGACCGTCCTGGCGCAGGCGCTGGTCCGCGAGGGCCTTCGCAACGTAGCCGCCGGTGCCAACCCGATGGCCCTCAAGCGTGGCATCGAGAAGGCCGTCGAGGCCGTCTCGGGCGCCCTGCTCGAGCAGGCCAAGGACGTGGAGACCAAGGAGCAGATCGCTTCGACGGCCTCCATCTCCGCCGCCGACACCCAGATCGGCGAGCTCATCGCCGAGGCGATGGACAAGGTCGGCAAGGAAGGCGTCATCACCGTCGAGGAGTCGCAGACCTTCGGTCTCGAGCTTGAGCTCACCGAGGGCATGCGCTTCGACAAGGGCTACATCTCGGCGTACTTCGCCACCGACATGGAGCGTATGGAGGCGTCGCTCGACGACCCGTACATCCTGATCGTCAACTCGAAGATCTCGAACGTGAAGGACCTCCTTCCGCTCCTCGAGAAGGTCATGCAGTCCGGCAAGCCGCTGCTGATCATCGCCGAGGACGTCGAGGGCGAGGCCCTGTCGACCCTGGTCGTCAACAAGATCCGTGGCACCTTCAAGTCCGTCGCCGTCAAGGCCCCGGGCTTCGGTGACCGCCGCAAGGCCATGCTCGGCGACATCGCCATCCTCACCGGTGGCACCGTCATCTCCGAGGAGGTCGGCCTCAAGCTGGAGAACGCCGGTCTCGACCTGCTCGGCCGTGCCCGCAAGGTCGTCATCACCAAGGACGAGACGACCATCGTCGACGGCTCCGGTGAGAGCGACCAGGTCCAGGGTCGCGTCAACCAGATCCGCGCCGAGATCGAGAACTCGGACAGCGACTACGACCGCGAGAAGCTGCAGGAGCGCCTGGCGAAGCTCGCCGGCGGTGTTGCGGTCATCAAGGCCGGTGCCGCGACCGAGGTCGAGCTCAAGGAGCGCAAGCACCGCATCGAGGACGCCGTTCGCAACGCGAAGGCCGCCGTCGAGGAGGGCATCGTCGCCGGTGGTGGCGTGGCCCTCATCCAGGCCGCCGCTGTCTTCGAGAAGCTTGAGCTCGAGGGCGACGAGGCCACCGGTGCCGCCGCTGTGAAGCTGGCCCTCGAGGCCCCGCTGAAGCAGATCGCGGTCAACGCCGGCCTTGAGGGCGGCGTCATCGTCGAGAAGGTGCGCAACCTTCCCATCGGCCACGGCCTGAACGCCGCGACCGGTGAGTACGTCGACATGATCGCCGAGGGCATCCTCGACCCGGCGAAGGTCACGCGCTCTGCCCTGCAGAACGCCGCGTCCATCGCCGCGCTGTTCCTCACCACCGAGGCCGTCATCGCCGACAAGCCGGAGAAGGCGGGCGCTGCCCCGGCCGGCGGCGGCATGCCGGGCGGTGACATGGACTTCTGA
- a CDS encoding cold-shock protein, which produces MAQGTVKWFNAEKGYGFIAVDGGADVFVHYSAIQMDGYRTLEEGQRVEFEISQGQKGPQADMVKLAV; this is translated from the coding sequence ATGGCTCAGGGCACCGTCAAGTGGTTCAACGCGGAGAAGGGGTACGGCTTCATCGCGGTCGACGGTGGTGCGGATGTTTTCGTCCACTACAGCGCGATTCAGATGGACGGCTACCGCACCCTTGAAGAAGGTCAGCGAGTGGAGTTCGAGATCTCGCAGGGCCAGAAGGGTCCGCAGGCGGACATGGTCAAGCTCGCCGTCTGA
- a CDS encoding MoaD/ThiS family protein, translating into MSVNVRIPTILRTYTGGKAEVAAEGATLSEVIADLEAKHAGIAARVLDDQGKLRRFVNVYVNDDDVRFEQGLETATPDGAGVSIIPAVAGG; encoded by the coding sequence ATGAGCGTCAACGTCCGCATCCCCACCATCCTTCGCACCTACACCGGCGGTAAGGCCGAGGTCGCCGCCGAGGGGGCGACCCTCTCCGAGGTCATCGCCGACCTCGAGGCCAAGCACGCCGGCATCGCGGCCCGTGTCCTGGACGACCAGGGCAAGCTGCGGCGCTTCGTGAACGTGTACGTGAACGACGACGACGTCCGCTTCGAGCAGGGTCTTGAGACCGCGACGCCGGACGGCGCCGGCGTCTCGATCATTCCTGCCGTCGCCGGCGGCTGA
- the thrC gene encoding threonine synthase, producing MAAQTVATNDTTTPSTTTTGSVDLGPASGLSCRECGELYALGPIFACQACFGPLEVAYDLPTGDPEALRKQIESGPDNIWRYAPLLPVPADVAEKPNINPGWTKLVKADNLARELGVEQGKLFVKDDSGNPTHSFKDRVVAQAIEAARAFGFTTLSCSSTGNLAGAVGAAAARAGFRSCVFIPHDLEQGKVVMAAVYGGELVGIEGNYDDVNRFCSELIGDPLGEGWGFVNVNLRPYYGEGSKTLAYEICEQLGWVLPDQLVIPIASGSQLTKIDKGLKELIKLGLVEDKPYKIFGAQAEGCSPVSTAFKAGHDVVRPQKPDTIAKSLAIGNPADGPYVLDIARRTGGAVEDVNDEQVVEAIKLLARTEGIFAETAGGVTVGVTKKLIEAGLIDPTLTTVVLNTGDGLKTLDAVAETSQATATIRPSLDAFRAAGLAG from the coding sequence ATGGCTGCGCAGACCGTCGCAACGAACGACACCACCACCCCCTCCACCACCACCACGGGTTCCGTGGACCTCGGCCCCGCGTCCGGCCTTTCCTGCCGCGAGTGCGGCGAGCTCTACGCGCTGGGCCCGATCTTCGCCTGCCAGGCCTGTTTCGGCCCGCTCGAAGTCGCGTACGACCTGCCGACCGGTGACCCCGAGGCGCTCCGGAAGCAGATCGAGTCCGGCCCCGACAACATCTGGCGCTACGCCCCCCTGCTGCCCGTCCCGGCGGATGTGGCCGAGAAGCCGAACATCAACCCCGGCTGGACCAAGCTCGTCAAGGCCGACAACCTCGCCCGTGAACTCGGCGTCGAGCAGGGCAAGTTGTTCGTCAAGGACGACTCCGGCAACCCCACGCACTCCTTCAAGGACCGCGTCGTCGCGCAGGCCATCGAGGCGGCGCGCGCCTTCGGCTTCACCACCCTGTCCTGCTCCTCCACCGGCAACCTCGCCGGAGCCGTCGGCGCCGCCGCGGCCCGCGCCGGCTTCCGCTCCTGCGTGTTCATCCCGCACGACCTGGAGCAGGGCAAGGTCGTCATGGCCGCGGTCTACGGCGGCGAGCTCGTCGGCATCGAGGGCAACTACGACGACGTGAACCGCTTCTGCTCCGAGCTCATCGGCGACCCGCTGGGCGAGGGCTGGGGCTTTGTGAACGTGAACCTGCGGCCGTACTACGGCGAGGGCTCCAAGACGCTCGCGTACGAGATCTGCGAGCAGCTGGGGTGGGTCCTTCCCGACCAGCTGGTCATCCCGATCGCGTCGGGCTCGCAGCTCACGAAGATCGACAAGGGCCTGAAGGAGCTCATCAAGCTGGGTCTCGTCGAGGACAAGCCCTACAAGATCTTCGGCGCCCAGGCCGAGGGCTGCTCGCCGGTGTCCACCGCCTTCAAGGCCGGGCACGACGTCGTACGCCCGCAGAAGCCGGACACCATCGCCAAGTCGCTCGCCATCGGCAACCCCGCCGACGGGCCGTACGTCCTGGACATCGCGCGTCGCACGGGCGGTGCGGTGGAGGACGTGAACGACGAGCAGGTCGTCGAGGCGATCAAGCTTCTGGCGCGGACCGAGGGCATCTTCGCGGAGACCGCGGGGGGCGTGACGGTCGGCGTCACCAAGAAGCTGATCGAGGCGGGCCTCATCGACCCCACCTTGACCACGGTGGTGCTCAACACCGGCGACGGCCTCAAGACCCTCGACGCTGTTGCCGAGACCTCTCAGGCGACAGCCACGATCCGTCCCAGCCTTGACGCGTTCCGCGCCGCGGGTCTCGCCGGTTAG
- a CDS encoding glucosyl-3-phosphoglycerate synthase, with translation MLEEAERWLTRRSWSVADRPLSALVAAKRASGASVSVVLPALDEEGTVGEIVAEIRRELVEKVSLVDELVVIDSGSKDRTAEVAREAGARVVHRDEILPRVPAVPGKGEVLWRSLLVTGGDIVAFVDADLKEFSADFVTGIVGPLLTEPDVDFVKAMYDRPLAATAGQGGRVTELMARPLLNMHWPQLAGFVQPLGGEYAARRSLLERLPFPVGYGVELGLLVDALHTVGLDALAQVDVGVRKHRHQDGQALGRMAAAIYRTAQLRLARGHLVRPELTQFERGEHGFEPRTHLVDTEERPPMCGIAEYTARRVA, from the coding sequence GTGCTGGAAGAGGCCGAGCGCTGGCTGACCAGGCGTTCCTGGTCCGTTGCCGACCGTCCGCTCAGCGCACTCGTCGCCGCCAAGCGGGCGTCGGGGGCCTCGGTGAGTGTCGTCCTGCCCGCGCTCGACGAGGAGGGGACGGTCGGCGAGATCGTCGCCGAGATCCGCCGTGAGCTGGTCGAGAAGGTCTCGCTCGTCGACGAGCTCGTGGTGATCGACTCCGGCTCGAAGGACCGTACGGCCGAGGTCGCGCGGGAGGCGGGCGCACGGGTCGTGCACCGGGACGAGATCCTGCCGCGCGTTCCGGCCGTACCCGGCAAGGGCGAGGTCCTGTGGCGCTCGCTCCTGGTGACCGGCGGTGACATCGTCGCGTTCGTCGACGCGGACCTGAAGGAGTTCTCGGCGGACTTCGTCACCGGGATCGTGGGCCCGCTCCTGACCGAGCCCGACGTGGACTTCGTGAAGGCGATGTACGACCGCCCCTTGGCCGCTACCGCAGGTCAGGGTGGCCGAGTCACCGAGCTGATGGCGCGCCCGCTGCTGAACATGCACTGGCCCCAACTGGCGGGATTCGTCCAGCCGTTGGGCGGCGAGTACGCGGCGCGCAGGTCCCTCCTGGAGCGGCTGCCGTTCCCCGTCGGTTACGGAGTGGAGCTGGGCCTGCTCGTCGACGCGCTGCACACCGTGGGCCTTGACGCGCTCGCGCAGGTCGACGTCGGCGTGCGCAAGCACCGGCACCAGGACGGGCAGGCGCTCGGCCGGATGGCCGCGGCGATCTACCGGACGGCTCAGCTGCGGCTCGCGCGCGGCCATCTCGTACGGCCCGAGCTCACTCAGTTCGAACGGGGCGAGCACGGGTTCGAGCCGCGGACCCATTTGGTGGACACGGAGGAGCGCCCGCCGATGTGCGGCATCGCGGAGTACACGGCACGCCGCGTGGCGTAA
- a CDS encoding alpha,alpha-trehalose-phosphate synthase (UDP-forming) — MVSEHAAAQVLVASNRGPVTYTLEENGELTAKRGGGGLVSGLSAIGDEADALWVCAALGDGDREAVRRGVGEPGVRMLDIDAGSHEGVHADAYNGIANSVLWFVHHMLYQTPLEPAFGPEFRAQWASYETYNRAFAQALAENAAAGAAVIVQDYHLALVPGMLRELRPDLRIGHFSHTPWAPVDYFRMLPDDVAEQLLRGILGADRAAFLTGRWADAFTECCVAVLGGTTGTRIGVHGLGADGDFLRERSRRADVEERLVALREQVGVGRKVIVRVDRTELSKNIVRGLLAYRELLASRPEWRERVVHVAFAYPSRQDLAVYRDYTASVQALADEINSEYGVEGWTPVVLHVKDDFARSLAAYRLADVALVNPIRDGMNLVAKEVPVVSDDGCALVLSREAGAYEELGEEALVVNPYDVTGTSAALHAALTMPVGERAERTKRLAAAATALPPAQWFLDQLRALG, encoded by the coding sequence ATGGTCTCCGAGCACGCCGCCGCCCAGGTCCTCGTCGCGTCCAACCGCGGCCCCGTCACGTACACCCTGGAGGAGAACGGGGAACTGACGGCCAAGCGGGGCGGAGGCGGACTCGTCTCGGGCCTGAGCGCGATCGGCGACGAGGCGGACGCCCTGTGGGTCTGCGCGGCCCTTGGCGACGGCGACCGGGAGGCCGTGCGGCGCGGGGTCGGCGAGCCCGGCGTACGGATGCTCGACATCGACGCGGGCTCGCACGAGGGGGTGCACGCCGACGCGTACAACGGGATCGCGAACTCGGTGCTGTGGTTCGTCCACCACATGCTCTACCAGACCCCGCTCGAACCGGCCTTCGGCCCGGAGTTCCGGGCGCAGTGGGCGTCGTACGAGACATACAACCGGGCCTTCGCCCAGGCACTCGCCGAGAACGCCGCGGCGGGCGCGGCGGTCATCGTCCAGGACTACCACCTGGCCCTGGTGCCGGGAATGCTGCGTGAGCTGCGCCCCGACCTGCGCATCGGCCACTTCTCGCACACGCCGTGGGCGCCGGTGGACTACTTCCGGATGCTGCCGGACGACGTCGCGGAGCAGTTGCTGCGCGGCATCCTGGGGGCCGACCGGGCGGCGTTCCTGACGGGCCGGTGGGCGGACGCGTTCACGGAGTGCTGCGTCGCCGTCCTCGGCGGTACGACCGGTACGCGGATCGGGGTGCACGGGCTCGGGGCTGACGGGGACTTCCTGCGGGAGCGGTCGCGGCGGGCGGATGTGGAGGAGCGGCTTGTCGCGCTGCGGGAGCAGGTGGGTGTCGGCCGGAAGGTGATCGTCCGTGTCGACCGGACGGAGCTGTCGAAGAACATCGTGCGGGGGCTGCTGGCGTACCGGGAGCTGCTGGCCTCGCGGCCCGAGTGGCGGGAGCGGGTCGTGCACGTGGCCTTCGCCTACCCGTCGAGGCAGGACCTCGCGGTGTACCGCGACTACACGGCGTCCGTGCAGGCGCTGGCCGACGAGATCAACTCCGAGTACGGGGTGGAGGGTTGGACCCCGGTCGTCCTCCACGTGAAGGACGACTTCGCCCGGTCGCTGGCCGCGTACCGCCTGGCGGACGTGGCGCTGGTGAACCCCATCCGGGACGGGATGAACCTGGTGGCCAAGGAGGTCCCGGTCGTTTCCGATGACGGGTGCGCGCTGGTTCTCTCGCGAGAGGCGGGGGCGTACGAGGAGCTGGGCGAGGAGGCTCTCGTCGTCAACCCGTATGACGTGACGGGCACTTCCGCCGCGCTGCACGCGGCTTTGACGATGCCGGTCGGCGAGCGCGCCGAACGCACGAAACGGCTCGCTGCGGCGGCCACGGCGCTACCCCCGGCCCAGTGGTTCCTGGACCAGCTGCGGGCGCTGGGGTAG
- the otsB gene encoding trehalose-phosphatase translates to MGDPVYSPYSPELPEPVTPAGREGLAALLARPGKAVIALDFDGTLASIVPDPEQARAHPGAVPALAALAPKVLSVAVVTGRPAGVAVRYGGLAGVPGLEHLVVLGHYGAERWDAVSSAVHAAEPHPGVAAVRAELPGFLDTIGAWRGTWIEEKGRAVAVHTRRAQDPQAAFEALREPLAELASRHGLIVEPGRMVLELRPPGMDKGVALAEYVREVGAETVLYAGDDLGDLPAYAAVEKLRSDQVRGLLVCSGSAEVAELAERADLVVDGPGGVVELLGSIAAQLD, encoded by the coding sequence ATGGGTGACCCTGTGTACTCGCCGTACTCTCCCGAGCTGCCCGAGCCCGTGACTCCGGCCGGGCGCGAAGGCCTCGCCGCGCTCCTCGCCCGGCCCGGGAAAGCCGTGATCGCGCTCGACTTCGACGGCACGCTCGCCTCGATCGTGCCCGACCCCGAGCAGGCCCGCGCCCACCCAGGCGCCGTCCCCGCCCTCGCCGCGCTCGCGCCGAAGGTGCTTTCCGTCGCCGTCGTCACCGGGCGCCCCGCGGGCGTGGCGGTGCGCTACGGCGGCCTCGCGGGCGTCCCGGGCCTCGAACACCTCGTCGTGCTCGGGCACTACGGCGCCGAGCGCTGGGACGCCGTCTCCTCCGCCGTGCACGCGGCCGAGCCGCACCCCGGCGTGGCGGCCGTGCGCGCCGAACTGCCCGGCTTCCTGGACACGATCGGCGCCTGGCGCGGCACGTGGATAGAGGAGAAAGGCCGCGCGGTCGCGGTCCACACCCGCCGCGCGCAAGACCCGCAGGCCGCCTTCGAAGCCCTGCGCGAGCCCCTCGCCGAGCTGGCGTCCCGCCACGGCCTGATCGTCGAACCGGGCCGTATGGTCCTGGAGCTGCGGCCTCCGGGCATGGACAAGGGCGTGGCCCTCGCCGAGTACGTACGCGAAGTGGGCGCCGAGACCGTCCTGTACGCGGGTGACGACCTGGGCGACCTGCCCGCCTACGCGGCCGTGGAGAAGCTCCGCTCGGACCAGGTGCGGGGCCTGCTCGTGTGCAGCGGCAGCGCGGAGGTGGCGGAGCTTGCCGAGCGGGCGGACTTGGTGGTGGACGGCCCGGGGGGCGTGGTGGAGCTGCTCGGAAGCATTGCCGCACAGCTGGACTGA
- a CDS encoding DUF3263 domain-containing protein: MTDATDDARDGDAFPDTGLSERDRAILALERRDWATGPGAKERAVREQLGLVPVRYYQLLNALLDDPRALSHDPVTVNRLRRVRESRRGER, encoded by the coding sequence ATGACGGACGCCACGGACGACGCGAGGGACGGCGACGCCTTCCCCGACACCGGCCTCTCCGAGCGCGACCGCGCGATCCTCGCCCTGGAGCGGCGCGACTGGGCGACAGGGCCCGGCGCCAAGGAGCGGGCCGTGCGCGAGCAGCTCGGCCTGGTGCCGGTCCGCTACTACCAGCTCCTGAACGCCCTGCTCGACGATCCCCGCGCCCTCTCGCACGATCCGGTCACCGTCAACCGGCTTCGGCGCGTCAGGGAGTCCCGGCGCGGGGAGCGTTGA
- a CDS encoding ABC transporter substrate-binding protein, with protein sequence MQRRATGLTAAIAALGMAAVLAGCGGPGDSGDVTLKLVAADYGDSKDNSSQKYWDKLAKKFEAENPGIKVDVDVYSWTDVDRKVKEMVKAGDAPDMAQIGAYADYAAADKLYRTEDLVSISTQADFMAPLSEAGEVKRVQYGMPFASSTRLLFYNEKIFKDAGLTPPQSWSELAAAAKTLKARGVKIPYALPLGKEEAQAETMQWLLSGGGGYTDNVGTYDIDSTQNVKTFNWLKDELVGKGLTGATPPAKLDRAEAFAAFTRGDVGMLNGHPTLMQMAAKKGVKYGMVPMPGVNGHTQATMGVADWMMAFKQKGHREEIGKFLDFAYSTKNVLDFSREYDLLPVTNSAAEEMTGNKNDKALAEFLDELPTSQLYPVGKTSWAQVSVEVKKYIGKAVDENGNPASILSQIQTKAATEENSE encoded by the coding sequence GTGCAGCGGCGCGCGACAGGACTGACCGCGGCGATAGCCGCACTGGGCATGGCGGCGGTACTCGCCGGCTGCGGCGGTCCGGGCGACTCCGGCGACGTCACCCTCAAGCTGGTGGCCGCCGACTACGGCGACTCCAAGGACAACAGCTCCCAGAAGTACTGGGACAAGCTCGCCAAGAAGTTCGAGGCCGAGAACCCCGGCATCAAGGTCGACGTCGACGTCTACTCCTGGACCGACGTGGACCGCAAGGTCAAGGAAATGGTCAAGGCGGGCGACGCCCCCGACATGGCCCAGATCGGCGCGTACGCCGACTACGCCGCAGCGGACAAGCTGTACCGCACCGAAGACCTGGTCTCCATCTCCACCCAGGCCGACTTCATGGCCCCCCTCTCCGAGGCGGGCGAGGTCAAGCGCGTCCAGTACGGCATGCCCTTCGCCTCCTCCACGCGCCTGCTCTTCTACAACGAGAAGATCTTCAAGGACGCCGGTCTCACCCCGCCGCAGAGCTGGAGCGAGCTCGCTGCCGCCGCCAAGACGCTCAAGGCGCGCGGCGTGAAGATCCCCTACGCCCTGCCGCTCGGCAAGGAAGAGGCGCAGGCCGAGACGATGCAGTGGCTGCTCAGCGGTGGCGGCGGCTACACCGACAACGTCGGCACGTACGACATCGACTCCACGCAGAACGTGAAGACCTTCAACTGGCTGAAGGACGAGCTCGTCGGCAAGGGCCTGACGGGCGCCACGCCCCCCGCCAAGCTCGACCGCGCCGAGGCCTTCGCCGCCTTCACGCGCGGCGACGTGGGCATGCTCAACGGCCACCCCACGCTGATGCAGATGGCCGCGAAGAAGGGCGTGAAGTACGGCATGGTGCCGATGCCCGGCGTGAACGGCCACACGCAGGCCACCATGGGTGTCGCCGACTGGATGATGGCCTTCAAGCAGAAGGGCCACCGCGAGGAGATCGGCAAGTTCCTCGACTTCGCCTACAGCACGAAGAACGTCCTGGACTTCTCGCGCGAGTACGACCTGCTGCCCGTCACGAACTCCGCCGCCGAGGAGATGACGGGCAACAAGAACGACAAGGCGCTCGCCGAGTTCCTCGACGAACTGCCCACCTCGCAGCTGTACCCCGTGGGCAAGACGTCCTGGGCGCAGGTCTCCGTCGAGGTCAAGAAGTACATCGGCAAGGCCGTCGACGAGAACGGCAATCCGGCGTCGATCCTCAGCCAGATCCAGACCAAGGCGGCGACCGAGGAGAACTCGGAATAG
- a CDS encoding SIS domain-containing protein — MSRTAAEIATQPACWHRAAEAALTFDGLPRPGERVAVTGCGTSWFMAIAYAALREAAGQGETDAFASSEFPAGRKYDRVVAITRSGTTTEVLELLGELKGVVPTTALTADPKTPIMDAADSVAVLDWADEESVVQTRFATTALAFLRAGLGEIPGVKSVADAAVDAELAVSEPLPPAVLAAEQWTFLGRGWTYGLALEAALKMREAAGAWTESYPAMEYRHGPISITGPGRVAWMFGVLPEGLAGDVARVGGELVAREEADPLADLIRAQRLAVALAEARGFDPDRPRNLTRSVILG, encoded by the coding sequence ATGTCGCGTACCGCAGCAGAGATAGCAACTCAGCCCGCCTGCTGGCACCGGGCGGCCGAGGCCGCTCTCACCTTCGACGGACTGCCGCGGCCGGGCGAGCGGGTTGCCGTCACCGGGTGCGGCACGTCGTGGTTCATGGCCATCGCGTACGCGGCGCTGCGCGAGGCTGCCGGGCAGGGCGAGACGGACGCGTTCGCGTCGTCGGAGTTCCCCGCGGGGCGGAAGTACGACCGGGTGGTGGCCATCACCCGGTCGGGCACGACGACGGAGGTCCTCGAACTCCTGGGCGAGCTGAAGGGCGTGGTCCCGACCACGGCTCTGACGGCCGACCCGAAGACTCCGATCATGGACGCGGCCGACTCGGTGGCGGTTCTGGACTGGGCGGACGAGGAGTCGGTCGTCCAGACCCGCTTCGCGACGACGGCCCTGGCCTTCCTGCGGGCGGGGCTCGGTGAGATCCCCGGCGTGAAGTCGGTGGCCGACGCGGCGGTGGACGCGGAGCTCGCGGTGTCGGAGCCGTTGCCTCCGGCGGTTCTGGCCGCTGAGCAGTGGACGTTCCTGGGGCGTGGCTGGACGTACGGGCTCGCTCTGGAGGCGGCGCTGAAGATGCGGGAGGCGGCAGGTGCGTGGACGGAGTCGTACCCGGCGATGGAGTACCGCCACGGGCCGATCTCCATCACGGGCCCTGGCCGGGTGGCGTGGATGTTCGGCGTGCTTCCGGAGGGTCTTGCGGGTGACGTCGCGCGGGTGGGCGGAGAACTGGTCGCCCGGGAGGAGGCTGACCCCCTGGCGGACCTGATCCGGGCCCAGCGGCTGGCCGTTGCACTGGCTGAGGCCCGGGGCTTCGACCCCGACCGGCCCCGGAACTTGACGCGGAGCGTCATCCTGGGCTGA
- a CDS encoding ROK family protein — MRHVIALDVGGTGMKAALVGADGALLYEARRATGRERGPDAVVESILDFAADLRAHGIKEFGEPAAAAGVAVPGIVDTERGIAVYASNLGWRDVPMRELLSRRLEGVPVALGHDVRTGGLAEGRIGAGKGADRFLFVPLGTGIAGAIGIGGGIEPGAHGSAGEIGHIIVRPGGPPCGCGQRGCLERLASASAVSEAWAAASGDPKADAADCAKAVESGDPRALEVWQNAVDALADGLITALTLLDPHTLIIGGGLAEAGETLFTPLRAAMTERIVQFQTQPLVVPAALGDTAGCLGAGLLAWDLLGEPEPTGPDTTDPDSTEVTA, encoded by the coding sequence GTGAGACATGTCATCGCCCTCGATGTGGGCGGCACCGGAATGAAGGCCGCCCTGGTCGGGGCGGACGGCGCGCTCCTGTACGAGGCGCGGCGGGCCACCGGCCGGGAGCGCGGGCCCGACGCCGTGGTCGAGTCCATCCTCGACTTCGCCGCCGACCTCCGCGCCCACGGGATCAAGGAGTTCGGGGAGCCCGCCGCCGCGGCCGGTGTCGCGGTCCCCGGGATCGTCGACACCGAGCGCGGCATCGCCGTCTACGCCTCGAACCTCGGCTGGCGCGACGTCCCCATGCGGGAGCTGCTCAGCCGCAGGCTGGAAGGCGTGCCCGTGGCCCTCGGCCACGACGTCCGCACGGGCGGCCTCGCGGAGGGCCGGATCGGCGCGGGCAAGGGCGCCGACCGGTTCCTGTTCGTGCCGCTGGGCACGGGGATCGCCGGAGCCATCGGGATCGGCGGCGGCATCGAACCCGGCGCCCACGGCTCCGCGGGCGAGATCGGGCACATCATCGTGCGCCCCGGAGGACCGCCCTGCGGCTGCGGCCAGCGCGGCTGTCTGGAGCGGCTCGCCTCCGCGTCCGCCGTCAGCGAGGCCTGGGCTGCGGCCAGCGGCGACCCGAAGGCGGACGCCGCGGACTGTGCGAAGGCCGTGGAGTCGGGCGACCCGCGGGCCCTTGAGGTCTGGCAGAACGCCGTCGACGCGCTCGCCGACGGCCTCATCACCGCCCTCACTCTGCTGGACCCGCACACGCTGATCATCGGTGGCGGTCTGGCCGAGGCGGGGGAAACCTTGTTCACACCCCTGCGGGCGGCCATGACGGAGCGGATCGTCCAGTTCCAGACCCAGCCCCTCGTCGTCCCCGCCGCCCTGGGGGACACCGCCGGGTGCCTGGGCGCGGGCCTGCTCGCCTGGGATCTCCTCGGCGAACCCGAGCCGACCGGCCCCGACACCACCGACCCCGACTCCACGGAGGTAACCGCCTGA